A single window of Nicotiana sylvestris chromosome 3, ASM39365v2, whole genome shotgun sequence DNA harbors:
- the LOC104226865 gene encoding uncharacterized protein, giving the protein MARRWSPARGVEAPIDPPVEGHDEDFGVEALGDNQPGYIPRVDEPSSSMPSYNLQLSLPASQVTPSGALSITGTIDGDVDQYFACPSTAAEDRPTRDVDGGRRLSYASSPAVDADLPQAQVLSQPIFEATTCFDEDTTDVYTQEADETTVVDGPTTYSSDPASCGVDAAAHPHIKRRLDDDDPNSVPGRQGMQLRPAAALKHTGCGTH; this is encoded by the exons AtggcgaggaggtggtccccagcaaggggcgTTGAGGCACCTATCGACCCACCTGTTGAGGGACATGATGAGGACTTTGGAGTTGAGGCGCTTGGAGATAATCAGCCGGGTTATATACCTCGGGTAGatgagccttccagcagcatgccTTCGTACAACCTTCAGCTAtctctgccagcatcgcaggtTACCCCGTCTGGAGCATTGTCGATCACGGGTACAATCGACGGGGATGTAGACCAGTACTTTGCATGCCCATCTACCGCAGCTGAGGATCGTCCCACCCGGGACGTGGATGGCGGGCGCAGGTTAagttatgcctcatccccggcggttgatgcggatctaccacaggcacag GTTTTGTCCCAGCCCATCTTTGAGGCCACTACATGCTTTGATGAGGACACCACGGATGTATATACTCAGGAGGCCGACGAGACCACG gttgtTGACGGCCCGACGACATATTCTTCTGATCCTGCTAGCTGTGGTGTCGATGCTGCtgcacatcctcacataaagaggcggCTTGATGACGATGATCCAAATAGTGTACCCGGGCGGCAGGGGATGCAACTTAGGCCGGCAGCAGCACTAAAGCACACAGGCTGCGGGACTCACTGA